The following proteins come from a genomic window of Gemmatimonadota bacterium:
- a CDS encoding M20/M25/M40 family metallo-hydrolase, whose amino-acid sequence MNTGLGARIETTGHMTLEAITTSITHERITELIEGLVAIPSVTGNERALGDMLHGFFGEIGLVGIHRIPVEDSGDTLAVRIPGRGNGRAFMLNFHQDTFDACDGWETDPWSPVVKDGCLYGLGAHDMKAGAAAVLAAVEAIVRSGAELAGDLIVSATTDEENWSRGAHALIDSGLLEGCEGCLIPEPTPPGRLRIGSRGRHVIKIDLAGRTAHAAYTGEGVNAVHDAATIITALDRIELGWNEEFELGGTICVIEISGGRNIILVPEHARVVLDRHILPGQSIDKAVEDIEAVIRSLPIASEWRVSWDDRPTPAPAPYIVDPGSKFVQTTRKRVEEQLGRPVRYALARSVADTNHFAVTGGIPTLVYGPEGGNTCQANEFVNIESTLRVARAYCGIVIDMLGVAR is encoded by the coding sequence ATGAATACGGGCCTCGGAGCGCGCATCGAAACGACCGGACACATGACCCTGGAAGCCATCACCACGTCCATCACACACGAGCGTATCACCGAGCTGATCGAAGGGCTCGTCGCCATCCCGTCGGTCACGGGAAACGAACGGGCACTGGGCGACATGCTCCACGGGTTTTTCGGCGAGATCGGTCTTGTCGGGATCCACCGGATTCCGGTGGAGGATTCGGGCGACACCCTGGCCGTGCGAATTCCCGGCCGCGGGAACGGCCGTGCGTTCATGCTCAATTTCCACCAGGATACCTTCGATGCGTGCGATGGCTGGGAGACGGACCCGTGGTCGCCCGTGGTCAAAGACGGATGTCTGTACGGACTCGGCGCGCACGACATGAAGGCCGGGGCGGCGGCCGTGCTCGCCGCGGTGGAGGCCATCGTTCGGTCCGGGGCGGAACTGGCCGGCGACCTGATCGTCTCCGCCACGACCGACGAGGAGAACTGGTCCCGGGGCGCCCACGCCCTGATCGACAGCGGGCTGCTCGAGGGGTGCGAAGGCTGCCTCATTCCCGAACCCACGCCGCCGGGACGCCTGCGCATCGGTTCGCGGGGCCGTCACGTGATCAAAATCGACCTGGCGGGCAGGACGGCCCATGCCGCGTACACTGGAGAGGGCGTCAACGCCGTTCATGACGCCGCGACGATCATCACGGCCCTGGACCGGATCGAACTGGGCTGGAACGAGGAGTTCGAACTCGGCGGCACGATCTGCGTCATCGAAATCAGCGGGGGGAGAAACATCATCCTCGTGCCGGAACACGCGCGGGTCGTCCTCGACCGGCACATACTGCCCGGGCAGTCGATCGACAAGGCCGTGGAGGACATCGAGGCGGTGATCCGGTCCCTGCCGATCGCGTCCGAGTGGCGCGTCTCGTGGGACGACCGGCCCACGCCCGCGCCGGCGCCGTACATCGTGGATCCCGGATCGAAGTTCGTCCAGACCACCCGGAAACGGGTCGAGGAGCAACTCGGCCGGCCGGTGCGATACGCCCTGGCAAGGAGCGTGGCCGACACGAATCACTTTGCCGTGACCGGGGGCATCCCGACGCTGGTGTACGGACCCGAAGGGGGAAACACCTGCCAGGCCAACGAATTCGTAAATATCGAGTCCACCCTCCGTGTCGCGCGAGCCTATTGCGGCATCGTGATCGACATGCTGGGAGTCGCGCGTTAG